A window from Brucella sp. BE17 encodes these proteins:
- a CDS encoding DNA polymerase Y family protein: MTERTANALRLSAVDASAAALGLFSGMALTDARARVETLTVATAEPERDHALLSRLAHWCERYTPLVAFDEPYGLMLDITGCAHLFGGPHGLRADMIQRLARTGFTARAAIADNSLAARLLARNSDGGVFMPNETDRLLPRLPIAALELDEATETGLKRAGLKKIGDVSALPRAALTARFGPELAAKLDRLARQTSTPISPLRIEPYATSACRLSEPVTTMERIEHIILQLARDLFTQLEGDGKGALLVESSFFRVDGAMRHIPVETGQPLRDAPIFLRLVRERLGGLVDPLDAGFGFDLIRLSALRTTRIRQHQTGLDQHEEDKAGFGQLIDRLSARLGPDHVLIPFSRDTHMPERAFSLYPALNGKGKDSSAFPDFSSTPPERPIKLFQPPQPVDTVAEVPDSPPTFFVWRRVHHRIRLAEGPERIEPEWWLSIGTKMPELRDYYRVEDENGQRFWLFREGLYDGANQPRWFLHGLFA, translated from the coding sequence ATAACCGAGCGCACAGCCAATGCCTTGCGCCTTAGCGCCGTCGATGCAAGTGCTGCGGCGCTCGGGCTTTTCTCCGGCATGGCGCTGACCGATGCGCGGGCGCGGGTGGAGACACTCACTGTCGCAACCGCCGAACCCGAGCGCGACCACGCCCTATTAAGCAGGCTTGCCCATTGGTGCGAACGCTATACGCCGCTTGTCGCATTCGATGAGCCCTATGGGCTGATGCTGGATATTACCGGCTGCGCGCATCTTTTTGGTGGTCCTCACGGCCTGCGCGCCGATATGATCCAGCGCCTTGCGCGCACGGGCTTTACCGCGCGCGCCGCAATCGCCGACAACAGTCTTGCAGCACGCCTTCTGGCGCGCAACAGCGATGGCGGCGTTTTCATGCCGAATGAAACAGACCGGCTTTTGCCACGCCTGCCAATTGCCGCCCTCGAACTTGATGAGGCAACCGAAACCGGTCTCAAACGCGCCGGGCTTAAAAAGATCGGCGATGTGAGCGCACTGCCGCGAGCTGCCCTCACCGCTCGGTTCGGACCGGAGCTTGCTGCAAAACTCGACCGGCTGGCACGCCAGACAAGCACTCCTATTTCACCGCTGCGCATTGAGCCTTATGCGACGAGCGCCTGCCGCCTGTCCGAGCCGGTGACGACTATGGAACGCATTGAGCATATCATTTTACAATTGGCGCGGGATCTGTTCACACAGCTTGAGGGGGACGGCAAGGGCGCGCTTCTGGTGGAATCCTCATTTTTTCGTGTCGACGGCGCAATGCGTCATATCCCGGTCGAGACCGGCCAGCCACTGCGTGACGCACCAATTTTCCTGCGCCTTGTGCGCGAACGGCTTGGCGGGCTTGTCGATCCGCTCGACGCCGGGTTCGGTTTCGACCTCATCCGGCTTTCCGCATTACGCACAACACGGATCCGCCAGCACCAGACCGGGCTTGACCAACACGAGGAAGACAAGGCCGGTTTCGGCCAACTGATCGACCGGCTTTCCGCACGGCTCGGACCAGACCATGTACTCATCCCCTTTTCGCGTGACACCCATATGCCCGAGCGCGCTTTTAGTCTGTATCCTGCCCTTAATGGAAAAGGCAAAGACAGCTCCGCTTTTCCCGACTTTTCCAGCACGCCCCCGGAGCGCCCGATAAAACTCTTCCAGCCGCCGCAGCCCGTCGATACCGTAGCCGAGGTGCCCGACAGCCCGCCTACTTTCTTCGTGTGGCGGCGGGTGCACCATCGTATCCGCCTTGCCGAAGGTCCGGAACGGATCGAACCGGAATGGTGGTTGTCCATCGGCACAAAAATGCCGGAACTGCGCGATTATTATCGGGTTGAGGACGAAAACGGCCAACGCTTCTGGCTGTTCCGTGAGGGACTTTATGATGGCGCAAACCAGCCGCGCTGGTTTCTGCATGGGCTTTTCGCATGA
- a CDS encoding error-prone DNA polymerase, with product MTPCYEMAAASNFSFLEGASHPQELVLQAHAIGLSGIGIADRNTLAGVVRAHAAWKDLRKNSAFRLFIGCRLSFADGTPEMVVYPRDRAAYGQLCRLLTEGKERAAIKGECHLQWSDFLFRARQFQIAVFPPEDEATDFPERLAEIAKAAPGCVWVALTMPHQGADARRAQRIAALAAEAGIPLLATNDALYHHPDRRALQDVLNATRHHTTVFAAGRSLEKNAERHLKPGQEMRRLFRDYPGAIAATADFVAPISFRLDELSYDYPDEPVPPGKTPQQHLHDLVWEGAASHYGADIPQKVRDLIDKELALIAELDYAAYFLTVHDIVQYARKEKILCQGRGSAANSAVCFCLGVTGVDPDKSDLLFERFLSKERKEPPDIDVDFEHERREQVMQYVYERYGRDRAAIVATVIRYRSRSAIRDVGKALGLTEDVTAALANTVWGISGGAIDPGHIRQAGLDPDNPLIRRAVELAIDLIGFPRHLSQHVGGFVLARHRLDETVPIGPAAMEKRSFIEWDKDDIDELGLMKVDVLSLGMLTCIRKAFDLIYEHKPHFYGGRKLTLATVEQDDEAVYDMLCKGDSLGVFQVESRAQMNMLPRLKPRKFYDLVIEVAIVRPGPIQGDMVHPYLRRRNEQEKVNYPAPSPQHGKPDELKKILGKTLGVPLFQEQAMRIAIEAAQFTPDEANLLRRAMATFRKMGTIGTMEKKMVEGMVTRGYDRTFAENCFNQIKGFGEYGFPESHAASFALLVYISAWLKCHHPEVFAAALLNSQPMGFYAPAQIVRDARDHGVEVRPVDVNFSHWDNMLEDTPATRPALRLGFRQIEGFSKGNAKLLVTERAEPYRTIEDMHRRLRLDRRAFTALADADAFGSLDIGRRSALWAVRRLPNDETLPLFQAAAASELAQEPPSQLPPMAESEHVIADYETTRLSLKGHPLHYLRDELAREGVSTCRSVQDGMDKARGKVAGVVTVRQRPGSAKGVVFLTIEDETGIANIVVWPKIMKKFRSVIMGARLIHVEGQIQRSPEGVVHLVAANLEDHSAALNRLGGRDAPHLTAPSQMAHHPRNVRILPKSRDFH from the coding sequence ATCACCCCCTGTTACGAGATGGCGGCGGCCAGCAATTTCTCCTTCCTTGAAGGCGCGTCACACCCGCAGGAACTGGTGCTGCAGGCGCATGCCATCGGTCTTTCCGGCATCGGCATTGCCGACCGCAACACGCTGGCCGGCGTAGTGCGGGCGCACGCCGCGTGGAAGGATTTGCGGAAAAATTCGGCTTTCCGGCTGTTCATCGGCTGCCGCCTGTCCTTTGCCGACGGCACACCGGAAATGGTGGTCTATCCACGTGATCGCGCCGCCTATGGCCAGCTTTGCCGTCTGTTGACCGAAGGCAAGGAGCGCGCCGCCATCAAAGGCGAATGTCATCTCCAATGGTCCGATTTTCTATTTCGTGCGCGCCAGTTCCAGATTGCCGTCTTTCCGCCAGAAGATGAAGCCACAGATTTCCCTGAACGCCTTGCTGAAATCGCCAAGGCGGCGCCCGGATGCGTGTGGGTGGCACTGACCATGCCGCATCAGGGCGCGGATGCAAGGCGCGCGCAACGCATTGCCGCTCTGGCGGCAGAAGCTGGTATCCCGCTTCTCGCCACCAATGACGCGCTCTATCATCATCCCGACCGGCGGGCACTTCAGGATGTGCTGAACGCCACGCGCCATCACACAACCGTCTTTGCCGCCGGGCGGTCTCTTGAAAAAAATGCCGAGCGCCATCTGAAACCGGGTCAGGAAATGCGTAGGCTTTTCCGCGATTATCCCGGAGCCATCGCTGCCACCGCCGATTTCGTCGCCCCCATCAGCTTCCGGCTCGATGAATTAAGCTATGATTATCCCGACGAACCGGTGCCGCCCGGCAAGACACCACAGCAGCATCTGCACGACCTCGTCTGGGAGGGAGCCGCCAGCCATTACGGCGCGGACATACCCCAGAAAGTGCGCGACCTCATCGATAAGGAACTGGCGCTGATTGCCGAGCTCGATTATGCGGCCTATTTTCTGACCGTCCACGACATCGTGCAGTATGCACGCAAGGAAAAAATCCTTTGTCAGGGGCGCGGTTCGGCGGCCAATTCCGCTGTCTGTTTCTGCCTCGGTGTCACCGGCGTGGACCCCGACAAATCCGATCTTCTTTTCGAGCGCTTTCTGTCGAAAGAGCGCAAGGAGCCGCCGGATATCGACGTCGATTTCGAGCATGAGCGGCGCGAGCAAGTGATGCAATATGTCTATGAACGTTATGGCCGGGACCGTGCTGCGATTGTCGCGACCGTCATCCGCTATCGTTCGCGTAGCGCCATCCGCGATGTGGGCAAGGCGCTGGGGCTGACAGAGGATGTGACGGCAGCACTCGCCAATACGGTCTGGGGCATATCGGGCGGTGCCATCGACCCCGGCCATATCAGGCAGGCAGGCCTTGATCCCGACAATCCGCTCATCCGGCGGGCGGTAGAACTTGCCATCGACCTTATCGGCTTTCCCCGCCACCTGTCGCAGCATGTCGGCGGCTTCGTTCTGGCCCGCCACCGGCTCGACGAAACCGTGCCGATCGGCCCGGCGGCGATGGAAAAACGGTCCTTCATCGAATGGGACAAGGACGATATCGACGAACTGGGGCTGATGAAGGTCGATGTGCTGTCGCTCGGCATGCTGACCTGCATCCGCAAAGCTTTCGACCTCATATATGAGCACAAGCCGCATTTTTATGGCGGCAGGAAGCTGACGCTGGCAACGGTCGAGCAGGACGACGAAGCCGTCTACGACATGCTGTGCAAGGGCGATTCGCTCGGCGTTTTTCAGGTGGAAAGCCGCGCGCAGATGAACATGCTGCCGCGCCTGAAACCCCGAAAATTCTATGACCTCGTCATCGAGGTCGCCATCGTGCGACCCGGTCCTATTCAGGGCGACATGGTGCATCCCTATCTCCGACGGCGCAATGAACAGGAAAAAGTCAACTATCCTGCGCCCTCCCCGCAACATGGCAAACCGGACGAGTTGAAAAAAATTCTGGGAAAAACCTTGGGCGTGCCGCTGTTTCAGGAACAGGCCATGCGCATCGCCATTGAGGCGGCACAGTTCACGCCCGACGAAGCCAATCTATTGCGCCGCGCCATGGCGACCTTCCGGAAGATGGGCACCATAGGCACCATGGAGAAAAAAATGGTCGAGGGCATGGTAACGCGTGGCTATGACCGGACCTTTGCCGAAAACTGCTTCAACCAGATCAAGGGGTTTGGCGAATATGGCTTTCCCGAAAGCCATGCGGCGAGCTTTGCGCTTCTGGTTTATATTTCCGCCTGGCTGAAATGCCATCACCCGGAAGTCTTTGCCGCAGCATTGCTTAATTCACAGCCGATGGGGTTTTATGCGCCCGCGCAGATCGTGCGCGATGCCCGCGACCATGGCGTGGAGGTTCGTCCGGTCGATGTGAATTTCAGCCATTGGGACAATATGCTGGAAGACACGCCCGCTACCCGCCCCGCCCTGCGGCTCGGGTTTAGGCAGATCGAGGGCTTTTCCAAGGGCAACGCCAAACTGCTGGTTACTGAGAGGGCAGAGCCTTATCGCACGATCGAGGACATGCACCGCCGTCTGCGGCTCGACCGCCGCGCTTTTACCGCGCTTGCCGATGCCGATGCCTTCGGCTCGCTCGACATCGGCCGGCGTTCGGCACTCTGGGCCGTGCGTCGCCTGCCCAATGACGAGACATTGCCGCTCTTCCAGGCGGCCGCAGCAAGCGAACTGGCACAAGAGCCACCAAGCCAACTGCCGCCAATGGCCGAAAGCGAGCATGTGATCGCTGATTATGAAACGACACGGCTGTCGCTAAAAGGTCATCCGCTGCATTATCTGCGCGACGAACTGGCGCGAGAAGGTGTTTCTACCTGCCGCTCCGTGCAGGACGGGATGGATAAGGCGCGTGGCAAAGTGGCAGGCGTCGTCACGGTGCGCCAGCGCCCCGGCAGCGCCAAGGGCGTGGTCTTTCTCACCATCGAGGACGAAACCGGCATTGCCAATATCGTGGTCTGGCCAAAGATTATGAAAAAGTTCCGCAGCGTGATCATGGGTGCGCGGCTGATCCATGTCGAAGGGCAGATCCAGCGCAGCCCGGAAGGAGTCGTACATCTGGTGGCAGCAAATCTCGAGGACCACTCGGCGGCACTGAACCGGCTTGGCGGACGTGATGCCCCACACCTGACGGCACCATCGCAGATGGCACATCACCCGAGAAATGTGCGTATTTTACCAAAATCGCGCGATTTTCATTAG